CTTCATGTGCTCCTTCAGCTCCTTGGCCAGCTCGTCGCTCTCCTCCACGCCCTCGCGCAGCGTCACGAACGCCTTGGCCACCTCGCCCTTGATCTTGTCCGGAATGCCGATCACCGCCGCCTCGGCCACGGCCCGGTGCGCCACCAGCGCGCTCTCCAGCTCCGCCGTGCCCAGCCTGTGGCCAGCCACGTTGATGACCTCGTCCGCGCGGCCCTGCATCCAGAAATAGCCGTCCTCGTCGCGCCGGGCCACGTCGCCCGCCACGTAGCAGCCGGGAATCTTCTCGAAGTAGGCGCGGTAGGCGTCCGGGTCGTTCCAGACGTTTTGCATCATGCCCGGCCAGGGCTTCTTGATGACCAAAAGCCCGCCCTTGTCGCGCGGCACCGGAGCGCCCGTGCGGTCCACGATGTCGGCCTCGACGCCGGGCAGCGGCTTGCTCACGCTGCCGGGCTTGAGCAGCCCCACGGGCATGGGCGAGATCATGATCTGGCCCGATTCGGTCTGCCACCAGGTGTCCATGACCGGGCATTCGCCCCGGCCGATGGTCTGGTAAAACCACACCCAGGCCTCGGGGTTGATGGGCTCGCCCACGCTGCCCAGCATGCGCAGCGAGGTGAGGTCGTGCTGCCTGGGGAACAGGTTGCCGTAGCGCATGAGCATGCGGATGGTCGTGGGCGTGGTGTAGAGGATGGAGACCCCGTGCTTGGCCGTGATGTGCCACATGCGGTCGGCCTGCGGGTAGAGCGGGTGGCCCTCGTAGAGCAGCGTGGTGGTGCCCGCCAGCAGCGGCGCGTAGACCACGTAGGAATGGCCGGTGATCCAGCCGGGATCGGCCGTGCACCAGAAGATGTCCGTGGGCTTGATGTCGAAGACCCAGTTGAGGGTGTGGTGGATGCCCACCATGTAGCCGCCGTGGGAGTGCACGATGCCGCGCGGGCTGCCCGTGGTGCCCGAGGTGTAGAGCAGGAACAGCGGGTCGTCGCTCTCCATGACCTCGGTCATGGCCTCGGGCTTCTCGTGGCGCACGATGTCCTCGTACCAGACGTCGCGCGCGGGGTGCATCTCCACCTCGATGCCCGCGCGCCGCACCACCACGCAGATGTCCACGGCGTCCTGCTCTTCCAGGATCTCGTCCACGGCGGGCTTGAGCGGCACCACGCGGCCGTTGCGGTAGAAGCCGTCGGCGGTGATCAGGCACCTGGCCCCGGCGTCGCGCAGCCGGTCCTTCAGCGCCTTGCCGGAGAACCCG
The Alkalidesulfovibrio alkalitolerans DSM 16529 genome window above contains:
- the acs gene encoding acetate--CoA ligase gives rise to the protein MDQLGALETLLQEDRVFRPLPGLVMEANINPQELASAYQLAAHDPLAFWENAALELQWFRRWDKVLDDSKAPFYKWFTNARCNIVHNALDRHIKTANKHRLALIWEGEPGDTRKLTYFELYRAVNKMAGALKNLGVVKGDRVVLYMPPLPETIIAMLACAKIGAVHCMVFAGFSGKALKDRLRDAGARCLITADGFYRNGRVVPLKPAVDEILEEQDAVDICVVVRRAGIEVEMHPARDVWYEDIVRHEKPEAMTEVMESDDPLFLLYTSGTTGSPRGIVHSHGGYMVGIHHTLNWVFDIKPTDIFWCTADPGWITGHSYVVYAPLLAGTTTLLYEGHPLYPQADRMWHITAKHGVSILYTTPTTIRMLMRYGNLFPRQHDLTSLRMLGSVGEPINPEAWVWFYQTIGRGECPVMDTWWQTESGQIMISPMPVGLLKPGSVSKPLPGVEADIVDRTGAPVPRDKGGLLVIKKPWPGMMQNVWNDPDAYRAYFEKIPGCYVAGDVARRDEDGYFWMQGRADEVINVAGHRLGTAELESALVAHRAVAEAAVIGIPDKIKGEVAKAFVTLREGVEESDELAKELKEHMKRELGPVAELKSVKFRKDLPKTKSGKILRRLLKAEELGTEPGDISMLEEE